A region of bacterium DNA encodes the following proteins:
- a CDS encoding MBL fold metallo-hydrolase has translation MTEHVEIICVANNIGRSKNLRQSWGLSFWINTHGHKVLFDTCDNGNVLLGNIKSLGLSPETLSAIVISHPHWDHVGGLSTITKLIAPQTPIFVPGSATGALASEILNGVVVGADSPKQVVDDIYVTGEIMGKYSGMPMPEQGMVIKTSRGLIILAGCSHPGIENIVKKASSLFPDERIHLVAGGFHLLDKTRDEIEETIEKLINLGVESIAPSHCTGALAIEMMRQRWGEKFVKLALGDRFMA, from the coding sequence TTGACAGAACATGTCGAAATAATTTGTGTTGCCAATAACATTGGACGAAGCAAGAACCTGCGCCAAAGCTGGGGATTATCTTTCTGGATTAATACTCATGGTCATAAAGTCCTTTTTGACACATGCGATAATGGCAATGTGCTTTTAGGAAACATCAAAAGCCTTGGGCTTTCCCCCGAAACACTTTCAGCCATAGTAATATCACATCCTCATTGGGACCATGTGGGTGGACTTTCAACGATAACCAAACTGATCGCGCCCCAAACCCCCATATTCGTTCCGGGAAGCGCAACAGGAGCTTTAGCATCAGAGATTTTAAACGGCGTTGTGGTCGGTGCGGACTCCCCAAAGCAGGTGGTCGACGACATCTATGTTACAGGCGAGATAATGGGAAAATACTCCGGTATGCCAATGCCTGAGCAAGGTATGGTGATAAAAACCTCGAGGGGACTAATAATCCTTGCGGGCTGCTCACACCCGGGAATAGAAAACATTGTTAAGAAAGCTTCCTCATTATTCCCCGACGAACGCATTCACCTCGTTGCAGGCGGATTCCACCTTCTTGACAAAACTCGTGATGAAATCGAGGAAACGATAGAAAAACTTATTAATCTCGGTGTCGAAAGCATTGCACCCTCACACTGCACAGGTGCGCTTGCGATCGAGATGATGAGGCAACGCTGGGGCGAGAAATTCGTTAAACTCGCTTTGGGCGATAGGTTCATGGCTTAG